The following nucleotide sequence is from Capricornis sumatraensis isolate serow.1 chromosome 5, serow.2, whole genome shotgun sequence.
GACTACCGATGGTTACTTGCTTCGtctgttctgtgtgtgttttactaACAAGCGCAACAATCAGATTCGAAAGACCTCTTACACCCAGCACCAGCAGGTGCACCCGATCCACAAGAAGATGATGGAAATCATGACCCGAGAGGTGCAGACAGATGACTTGAAAGAGGTGGTCAATAAATTGATTCCAGATAGCATTGGAAAAGACATAGAAAAGGCTTGCCAATCTATTTATCTGCTCCATGATGTCTTcgttagaaaagtaaaaatgctgaagaagcccAAATTTGAATTGGGAAAACCCATGGAGCTACATGGTGAAGGTAGTAGTTCTGGAAAAGCTACTGGGGATGAGACAGGTGCTAAAGTTGAAAGAGCTGATGGATACAAGCCACCAGTCCAAGAATCGGTTTAAAATGCAGACTCTTAATGGTGACAATAAAAGATCTTATTtgtggtaaaataaaaataaaataaaataaaataaattggagCAGAAATGGAATTCAAGAAAATATATATGGACAAATTACATAGAAAGTAAATATAGATTGATAGAGATACACAGCTAGAGATATACAGAGAGGGATTCAGAATTAGAAAAGATTATTAGAATCActaatgaaaaagttggtttccaacagagagtgagagagaTTGACTTAGAAGAGAATGTGTTAATTAAACTCAGTCGGATACACTGTCAAATTTTTAAATAGCCTGAAATTCAtgagattaaaataattttgaacaagagagagaaattgtaatgattttttttaatttgccaaaTCGAAGAGTAGCTTAATAACAAACGAAAATCTTATAAATTTCTTAGTTTTTCCtcttcaaaatgtaaaataaaattgtaaaccACTTTAAAACAGTATatcagaaatggaaaatctgCAGTTAATACCATGTCCTCAAAATAGATGTACATTAAAGGAATATAGTCATATAAGTGCTATTCCCATTGTGTACGCCTTGGAAATAAATATCATCTGTATTTAGACAGATGATCACATCTTAAAAGGTTCAATTAcagtggaaattaaaaaaaaaatgtagtttttaTTTCAAGGCACTTTGGCAAATAAATAAGCATACATAAACCTTCTcaatgggcttccaaggtggcgctagtggtaaagaacctgcctgccagtgcagaagacgtaagagacgcagattcaacccctgggttgggaagatcccctggaggagggcgtggcaacccactccagtattcttgcctgcagaatcccacggacagaggagcctggtcggctacactCCATGGCGTCGCTGAGTTGGccacgactaaagtgactgagcacaggcgCACAAACtttctcaaaacaaaaacacctgagAATCTTGGAAACTGCGGAGCTGCCTTGTGTCTTAGCCAGTATTCTTCAGCTGTGTGCTTGAGACACCCTGGGAGGAAATAAACAGCACCTCGCTTCTCTGGAATTATTCCATATGTCTTTCTCTCTTGCCTGATCTGTGTCTCCTTGGCTCACATACTCCTGCTTTTCAGTTTAACTATTTGGCTCCTTTTCTCTTCCAAATCCATTGGATGTTTCCCCCGGATTTAGAGTTACTCATTTCGGCTCTCATCTCAGATACTACTACtaattttattcaatttaaatAAGATTGAGAGAAACCATGCACCATAAGTCCTGACCCTCATCCCAGCAGCCTAGAAAAGCAGCTAAAATGATCAGAATCTGGGTACTTTGCGCAGTCTAATCCACATGCAGTGTTGATACTTACCTTCTTAACAGAACTATATAGTTTAGAGGAATCTTCTGCACTTGGATATTAAATAGTTCAGTGCAATTTGATTCAGATTCCTGGCTGAGGCTGATGAGTTGAGAAAATAAGCATCTAATTTCCCAAAGTTCAAATGGGAGATGTTTATTTGCAATTGTTGACTTAAAACATAGTCACAACTTAAaatttgagagttatgttttattaagTGGAaacttttaggacttcaagcctgggagagagcatctcaagtgaccctgagagaactgctctgaggggcaggggaggggtatggttatatagaagtttgcaacaaaggacaggtagtctgaacatcaaaagtatttttgtgaatGAAAACCAAATATCTCAGATTAAGGGATTAAGCAATTTTCTAtatatggaaagatgcaagagtctgtgCTCACTGAAAGCATTCCTtccatatgcatctcagctatctggggccagtatcacGCATTTGTCCTCAGtgctcaccatagggagtggctgtAACCTCAAGGCTGCCAGATCACAGGGATCGTCCTCCTTCCTGGTTACCCGGGAGGGCTGGGATCGCTGATGATTGTGACATTGTTGTTTACTGATATAGCAGGAAACCCTTCATTTATTACATTAGATGTCTCGAAACAAACCAGTGATACTTTCATGGCCATTGATGTTTAACTTGCGCCTTAAAAGACAGGAGGTTAATCAAAGAGAGTGAGAATTCCTTTGAAGAAAGTTTATCCAAACTGATTTATGTATCACTGTTATACCTCTGTGGGAGAGACAAGGGGGGTGCCTAAAGGGAGCAACCCCCTTGAAATGTGAGGATGTCTCCTAGGAGTGTAGAATGACATCTTATCCCCTGAAATGAATATTCCTGACATGGAAAACACTTTAATCTCACTTGCATTGCTGCAAAAGTGGAATGACTGAAAATGTTCTTTAAATTGATCGCTCTAGATCACCTGAACTTAAAAGGCATAaagattccatttttaaaatcttatctgGAAATGCCAAAAAAGTGAGATTCTGGCTAAGCTGTTAGTGATAGCAGAGAAAGGTTAGAGGTGCAGTAGGAATATCCTGGGTGTCCTGAATTG
It contains:
- the LOC138080438 gene encoding small ribosomal subunit protein eS1-like, translated to MAVGKNKHLTKRGKKGAKKKVVDPFSKKDWYDVKAPAMSYIRNIGKTLVMRTQGTKIASDGLKGRVFEVSLADLQNDEVAFRKFKLITEDVQGKNCLTNFHGMDLTHDKMCSMVKKWQIMIEAHVDVKTTDGYLLRLFCVCFTNKRNNQIRKTSYTQHQQVHPIHKKMMEIMTREVQTDDLKEVVNKLIPDSIGKDIEKACQSIYLLHDVFVRKVKMLKKPKFELGKPMELHGEGSSSGKATGDETGAKVERADGYKPPVQESV